In Homo sapiens chromosome 17 genomic patch of type FIX, GRCh38.p14 PATCHES HG1320_PATCH, the following proteins share a genomic window:
- the GCGR gene encoding glucagon receptor isoform X2 — MPPCQPQRPLLLLLLLLACQVPSAQVMDFLFEKWKLYGDQCHHNLSLLPPPTELVCNRTFDKYSCWPDTPANTTANISCPWYLPWHHKVQHRFVFKRCGPDGQWVRGPRGQPWRDASQCQMDGEEIEVQKEVAKMYSSFQVMYTVGYSLSLGALLLALAILGGLSKLHCTRNAIHANLFASFVLKASSVLVIDGLLRTRYSQKIGDDLSVSTWLSDGAVAGCRVAAVFMQYGIVANYCWLLVEGLYLHNLLGLATLPERSFFSLYLGIGWGAPMLFVVPWAVVKCLFENVQCWTSNDNMGFWWILRFPVFLAILINFFIFVRIVQLLVAKLRARQMHHTDYKFRLAKSTLTLIPLLGVHEVVFAFVTDEHAQGTLRSAKLFFDLFLSSFQGLLVAVLYCFLNKEVQSELRRRWHRWRLGKVLWEERNTSNHRASSSPGHGPPSKELQFGRGGGSQDSSAETPLAGGLPRLAESPF, encoded by the exons ATGCCCCCCTGCCAGCCACAGCGACccctgctgctgttgctgctgctgctggcctgcCAG GTCCCCTCCGCTCAGGTGATGGACTTCCTGTTTGAGAAGTGGAAGCTCTACGGTGACCAGTGTCACCACAACCTGAGCCTGCTGCCCCCTCCCACGG AGCTGGTGTGCAACAGAACCTTCGACAAGTATTCCTGCTGGCCGGACACCCCCGCCAATACCACGGCCAACATCTCCTGCCCCTGGTACCTGCCTTGGCACCACAAAG TGCAACACCGCTTCGTGTTCAAGAGATGCGGGCCCGACGGTCAGTGGGTGCGTGGACCCCGGGGGCAGCCTTGGCGTGATGCCTCCCAGTGCCAGATGGATGGCGAGGAGATTGAGGTCCAG AAGGAGGTGGCCAAGATGTACAGCAGCTTCCAGGTGATGTACACAGTGGGCTACAGCCTGTCCCTGGGGGCCCTGCTCCTCGCCTTGGCCATCCTGGGGGGCCTCAG CAAGCTGCACTGCACCCGCAATGCCATCCACGCGAATCTGTTTGCGTCCTTCGTGCTGAAAGCCAGCTCCGTGCTGGTCATTGATGGGCTGCTCAGGACCCGCTACAGCCAGAAAATTGGCGACGACCTCAGTGTCAGCACCTGGCTCAGTGATGGA GCGGTGGCTGGCTGCCGTGTGGCCGCGGTGTTCATGCAATATGGCATCGTGGCCAACTACTGCTGGCTGCTGGTGGAGGGCCTGTACCTGCACAACCTGCTGGGCCTGGCCACCCTCCCCGAGAGGAGCTTCTTCAGCCTCTACCTGGGCATCGGCTGGG GTGCCCCCATGCTGTTCGTCGTCCCCTGGGCAGTGGTCAAGTGTCTGTTCGAGAACGTCCA GTGCTGGACCAGCAATGACAACATGGGCTTCTGGTGGATCCTGCGGTTCCCCGTCTTCCTGGCCATCCTG ATCAACTTCTTCATCTTCGTCCGCATCGTTCAGCTGCTCGTGGCCAAGCTGCGGGCACGGCAGATGCACCACACAGACTACAAGTTCCG GCTGGCCAAGTCCACGCTGACCCTCATCCCTCTGCTGGGCGTCCACGAAGTGGTCTTCGCCTTCGTGACGGACGAGCACGCCCAGGGCACCCTGCGCTCCGCCAAGCTCTTCTTCGACCTCTTCCTCAGCTCCTTCCAG GGCCTGCTGGTGGCTGTCCTCTACTGCTTCCTCAACAAGGAG GTGCAGTCGGAGCTGCGGCGGCGTTGGCACCGCTGGCGCCTGGGCAAAGTGCTATGGGAGGAGCGGAACACCAGCAACCACAGGGCCTCATCTTCGCCCGGCCACGGCCCTCCCAGCAAGGAGCTGCAGTTTGGGAGGGGTGGTGGCAGCCAGGATTCATCTGCGGAGACCCCCTTGGCTGGTGGCCTCCCTAGATTGGCTGAGAGCCCCTTCTGA
- the GCGR gene encoding glucagon receptor precursor, whose amino-acid sequence MPPCQPQRPLLLLLLLLACQPQVPSAQVMDFLFEKWKLYGDQCHHNLSLLPPPTELVCNRTFDKYSCWPDTPANTTANISCPWYLPWHHKVQHRFVFKRCGPDGQWVRGPRGQPWRDASQCQMDGEEIEVQKEVAKMYSSFQVMYTVGYSLSLGALLLALAILGGLSKLHCTRNAIHANLFASFVLKASSVLVIDGLLRTRYSQKIGDDLSVSTWLSDGAVAGCRVAAVFMQYGIVANYCWLLVEGLYLHNLLGLATLPERSFFSLYLGIGWGAPMLFVVPWAVVKCLFENVQCWTSNDNMGFWWILRFPVFLAILINFFIFVRIVQLLVAKLRARQMHHTDYKFRLAKSTLTLIPLLGVHEVVFAFVTDEHAQGTLRSAKLFFDLFLSSFQGLLVAVLYCFLNKEVQSELRRRWHRWRLGKVLWEERNTSNHRASSSPGHGPPSKELQFGRGGGSQDSSAETPLAGGLPRLAESPF is encoded by the exons ATGCCCCCCTGCCAGCCACAGCGACccctgctgctgttgctgctgctgctggcctgcCAG CCACAGGTCCCCTCCGCTCAGGTGATGGACTTCCTGTTTGAGAAGTGGAAGCTCTACGGTGACCAGTGTCACCACAACCTGAGCCTGCTGCCCCCTCCCACGG AGCTGGTGTGCAACAGAACCTTCGACAAGTATTCCTGCTGGCCGGACACCCCCGCCAATACCACGGCCAACATCTCCTGCCCCTGGTACCTGCCTTGGCACCACAAAG TGCAACACCGCTTCGTGTTCAAGAGATGCGGGCCCGACGGTCAGTGGGTGCGTGGACCCCGGGGGCAGCCTTGGCGTGATGCCTCCCAGTGCCAGATGGATGGCGAGGAGATTGAGGTCCAG AAGGAGGTGGCCAAGATGTACAGCAGCTTCCAGGTGATGTACACAGTGGGCTACAGCCTGTCCCTGGGGGCCCTGCTCCTCGCCTTGGCCATCCTGGGGGGCCTCAG CAAGCTGCACTGCACCCGCAATGCCATCCACGCGAATCTGTTTGCGTCCTTCGTGCTGAAAGCCAGCTCCGTGCTGGTCATTGATGGGCTGCTCAGGACCCGCTACAGCCAGAAAATTGGCGACGACCTCAGTGTCAGCACCTGGCTCAGTGATGGA GCGGTGGCTGGCTGCCGTGTGGCCGCGGTGTTCATGCAATATGGCATCGTGGCCAACTACTGCTGGCTGCTGGTGGAGGGCCTGTACCTGCACAACCTGCTGGGCCTGGCCACCCTCCCCGAGAGGAGCTTCTTCAGCCTCTACCTGGGCATCGGCTGGG GTGCCCCCATGCTGTTCGTCGTCCCCTGGGCAGTGGTCAAGTGTCTGTTCGAGAACGTCCA GTGCTGGACCAGCAATGACAACATGGGCTTCTGGTGGATCCTGCGGTTCCCCGTCTTCCTGGCCATCCTG ATCAACTTCTTCATCTTCGTCCGCATCGTTCAGCTGCTCGTGGCCAAGCTGCGGGCACGGCAGATGCACCACACAGACTACAAGTTCCG GCTGGCCAAGTCCACGCTGACCCTCATCCCTCTGCTGGGCGTCCACGAAGTGGTCTTCGCCTTCGTGACGGACGAGCACGCCCAGGGCACCCTGCGCTCCGCCAAGCTCTTCTTCGACCTCTTCCTCAGCTCCTTCCAG GGCCTGCTGGTGGCTGTCCTCTACTGCTTCCTCAACAAGGAG GTGCAGTCGGAGCTGCGGCGGCGTTGGCACCGCTGGCGCCTGGGCAAAGTGCTATGGGAGGAGCGGAACACCAGCAACCACAGGGCCTCATCTTCGCCCGGCCACGGCCCTCCCAGCAAGGAGCTGCAGTTTGGGAGGGGTGGTGGCAGCCAGGATTCATCTGCGGAGACCCCCTTGGCTGGTGGCCTCCCTAGATTGGCTGAGAGCCCCTTCTGA